DNA sequence from the ANME-2 cluster archaeon genome:
GCCATCGGTATCGTGGACGTGGTAGGCACCATCGATTTAGGGGCAGCATTTGGAGACTATCCCCAGATCGTTAATCAGGTGAGCGAGATCCTGAGAAGCAGGGTTAGCACGCCGTAGCATCACGAACTCCTGTAATCAATTCCTTCAATTACAGTTCCCATCTTGAATCCACAGGGAACAGTTCATTTATCCACATAAGTATCCTGCCATCGTGGATTATGAAGTATTCTCTTGACAGTACCGGGATGTCCTTGAAAATTCCCTCTCCGCCTTTCAAATCTATAGTAAGGATATCCCTTCTGGTCTCAAGCTTGTACTTCCTCAAAATTCGCCCGATGGGAATGTCGGCACGCATCAGGTCATCCCTCATACCCTGCGGCATTGAATGTATGGGTGACAGGGACCGGGCCAGCACATAAGGTATGTCCCCGACCGAGAGCACAACTTCCCGATGGTTCACCGGCTCGCCAGGCTCTATCATAAGTAATTTTCCCTCAGCATCAGTGGCATTTATTTCTTCCTGGTAACGGGTTTGCACTTCAACCGTTCGCTTTGTCATCACCTCAAGCAGATATGTTACCGAACCGTCCGTACCGGCACATATCCTGAGGGTGGTGGGAATATCCAGATGTTTAAGCTTGTCAAATGACTCCTGCCCCATCTGGTCCACCTTATCTTAAATTATCCCTGCACTTCTTTCTTTGCCATCTTTGCACGATGTTTAGCATCATAACCCGTAGCATCATTCAGGAATTGCCTGAATACTTTATTTGATTTAAGTATCTCCTCATCAGAAGATTCGGGATTTGATACGGTTTCTACACAAAGCTTCTTATCTGCTATCCAGGCTTCCACTGATTTGAGGGCACCATAGCTGACAAATAGTTTTCCATCCTGTTCTGTAACATCGGCAGGAAAGCTATTAACCATTATCTCCTTTATTCGTTCCGTTTCGGGTTTGAATCCTCGTTTTAACTTATATTCAGTAATAAATATCACCTGCAGTACCTGTTCATTGGATGAGATAAAATACTTTGCCTTTAGAGTTTTTCCAACTCGAATTCCTTGTGAAGTACCCGTACTGCTTTTGCAGCCGTATCTTTCCTGACAACAAAGGAAATGTTGTGCTGGGACGAACCCTGGCTGATCATTATCACGTTAACACCATTATCACCCAGTGCGCCGAATACCCTGCCGGCGACGCCGGGTGTGCCTGCCATGCCCACGCCGACCACTGCAACTACAGAAATATTGACATCGGATTCGATCTCTCCCACAACACCATTCCTGAACTCCTGCTTCAATGCTTTAATCGCTTTTTTCGTGTGCGATTCATCGACCACGGTAGACATATTAGCTTCAGATGAGGCCTGGCTGATCATTTTGATGTTCACGCCTGCATTGGCAAGGGCACCGAATGCCCTGGCTGCCACTCCGATAGTGCCCACCATACCCGCACCACTGATGTTTATCAGGGCCACCTTATCCACAACAGTAACTGCCTTAACAATATTTTGCGAGGTTTCTTCATTCTTTACCACCAGCGTGCCAGGATAGTCCGGCTCAAAGGTGTTCTTGACCCGCACGGGAATGCCCTTGCGAATGGCGGGTTCGATAGCCTTGGGATGAAGCACTTTGGCACCGAAGAAAGACATCTCCATAGCCTCGATATACGAA
Encoded proteins:
- a CDS encoding DUF98 domain-containing protein — translated: MGQESFDKLKHLDIPTTLRICAGTDGSVTYLLEVMTKRTVEVQTRYQEEINATDAEGKLLMIEPGEPVNHREVVLSVGDIPYVLARSLSPIHSMPQGMRDDLMRADIPIGRILRKYKLETRRDILTIDLKGGEGIFKDIPVLSREYFIIHDGRILMWINELFPVDSRWEL
- a CDS encoding DUF5611 family protein; the encoded protein is MTEYKLKRGFKPETERIKEIMVNSFPADVTEQDGKLFVSYGALKSVEAWIADKKLCVETVSNPESSDEEILKSNKVFRQFLNDATGYDAKHRAKMAKKEVQG